One region of Caldanaerovirga acetigignens genomic DNA includes:
- a CDS encoding QueT transporter family protein — protein sequence MGSVRYIVRASIIAGIYAALTYFLRPISYGPLQVRVAEALTLLPLIESSAVPGLFVGCFLANLLGGLGPWDVYGGSFITLFAAYLTSKMPNPFLGAIPPIILNALGVSYYLSLLYDMPYILTAAYIAVGEIIAVGFIGIPMLLFIERTGLRRYFDKAR from the coding sequence GTGGGATCTGTCAGATATATCGTACGTGCTTCGATCATAGCCGGAATATATGCTGCGCTGACATATTTTTTAAGACCGATAAGTTATGGACCGCTGCAAGTGCGCGTAGCAGAAGCCCTTACCCTTTTGCCTTTAATAGAAAGTTCTGCAGTGCCCGGCCTTTTTGTGGGATGTTTTCTGGCAAATTTACTAGGAGGTTTAGGCCCGTGGGATGTGTATGGAGGAAGTTTCATAACTCTCTTCGCCGCATATTTGACAAGTAAAATGCCGAATCCGTTCTTAGGGGCGATTCCACCTATAATCCTTAATGCTCTTGGAGTATCGTACTATCTTAGCTTGCTATACGATATGCCTTATATCCTTACAGCAGCCTACATTGCAGTAGGAGAGATTATCGCTGTCGGTTTTATTGGAATACCCATGTTGCTCTTCATAGAAAGGACGGGCTTGAGAAGATATTTCGATAAAGCTAGATGA